The following are from one region of the Salvia hispanica cultivar TCC Black 2014 chromosome 1, UniMelb_Shisp_WGS_1.0, whole genome shotgun sequence genome:
- the LOC125197675 gene encoding protein FAR1-RELATED SEQUENCE 5-like, whose product MGIAPKMIVTDQDLGMRSAIEEILVGTRHRWCMWHIMHKLANKVPGRLLRDGDFKKEFNACVWSDLLEPDEFEEEWNGVLERYGLEDHGWLKTLYDYRQLWIPAYFRDFPLGSTIRTTSISESENSFYKNFLKPRNNIAEFYLNFNQALEFQRDRKTKLDYQDANALPILATTLPFKKHASTMYTDSMFKKIQEEIVEGNDRCRVLGFSSVDMVDNYKLGDNLRNSYFVRHDKSDESYSCYCKLFGRQGYLCSRIFFLFRNNEVKKIPDQYCASRWMKTPLVKAVHGQFDDTLPTKAIVDERPEVVEVHPPDVVKTKGHASSSASRLISKREKAIKDATRPLRRCKACDELGHHDSRNCPMLKELEKEKEQRKKEEMLFIEVDVFLL is encoded by the exons ATGGGGATTGCTCCGAAGATGATCGTTACAGATCAAGATTTGGGCATGAGATCGGCTATTGAAGAGATTCTTGTCGGGACACGCCACAGATGGTGTATGTGGCATATCATGCATAAGTTGGCCAATAAAGTTCCTGGTCGGTTATTGAGGGACGGAGATTTCAAGAAAGAGTTCAATGCCTGCGTCTGGTCGGATCTACTTGAACCCGACGAGTTCGAAGAAGAGTGGAATGGAGTACTTGAACGTTATGGCCTGGAAGACCATGGTTGGTTGAAGACATTGTACGACTACAGGCAATTATGGATACCTGCATACTTCAGAGATTTCCCACTTGGGTCGACGATTAGGACCACCTCGATATCTGAGTCGGAAAACAGCTTCTACAAAAACTTTTTGAAGCCACGCAACAATATTGCCGAATTCTACTTGAATTTCAACCAAGCTTTGGAATTTCAGCGGGATAGAAAAACAAAGTTGGACTACCAAGACGCTAATGCCTTGCCTATATTGGCCACTACCTTGCCGTTCAAGAAACATGCTTCAACGATGTACACAGATAGTATGTTCAAGAAAATACAAGAGGAAATTGTTGAGGGTAATGACAGATGTCGCGTGTTGGGGTTCTCCTCTGTAGACATGGTCGACAACTACAAACTTGGAGACAACCTTCGCAATTCTTACTTTGTTAGACATGATAAGAGTGACGAGTCATACTCCTGCTATTGCAAACTTTTCGGAAGGCAGGGATATCTGTGCAGTCGTATCTTCTTTTTGTTCAGGAACAATGAAGTGAAAAAGATTCCGGATCAATACTGCGCAAGTAGATGGATGAAGACTCCGTTAGTCAAGGCTGTTCATGGTCAGTTTGATGACACTCTACCTACCAAGGCCATCGTTGATGAAAG GCCCGAAGTTGTCGAGGTCCATCCTCCGGATGTGGTAAAGACGAAGGGGCACGCGAGCAGCTCCGCTAGTCGTCTAATTTccaagagagaaaaggctatCAAGGATGCTACTAGGCCCCTTAGACGGTGTAAGGCATGCGATGAGTTGGGCCATCACGACTCCAGAAATTGTCCAATGCTTAAAGAGCTGGAAAAGGAGAAGGAGCAGcgtaagaaagaggaaatgttgtt TATTGAGGTCGATGTCTTCCTACTGTGA